The DNA region CCGATGCAGGCGCCGACGGGGTCGACGGAGGGATCGTTGGAGGCGACGGCGACTTTGGAGCGGCTGCCGGCTTCGCGGGAGATGGCGCGGATATCGACTATACCCTCGTTGATCTCCGGCACCTCGAGCTCGAAGAGACGGCGCACGAGGCCGGGATGGGTGCGGGAGATGACGATGCGCGGTCCGCGCTCGGTCTCCTTGACCTCGACGACGTAGATGCGCACGCGGCTGCCCTCGGTGAGATATTCGCCCTTGACCTGCTCGGATGCGGGCAGGACGATGCTGTTTCTGCCGACCTCGAGGGTGGCGTTTCTGCTGACACGGTCAACGCTGGTGACGAGCGCGGTGATTATCTCGTGCTCTTTGCCGCGGAAATCGGCGAGCAGCTTGAGCTTCTCGGCCTCGCGTATCGCCTGGATTATGACCTGCTTGGCGGACTGCGCGGCTATGCGGCCGAACTCCTTGGTCTGTATCTCCTCGACGACCTCGCCGCCGAGCTTCGCTTTTTTGTTTATCTTTTTCGCTTCCTCGAGCGTGAGCTGGCAGTTCTCGTCGGTGACGTCGTCGATGACGGTCCAGCGGCGGATGAGACTGATGGAGGAGGTCTCCTCGTCTACGAGCACTTCGATGTTGTCGATGTTTCCGTCGTCGCGCTTTACCGCCGTTTCCAGCGCCGCGCGGACGCGGTCCAGCATATATTCCTTGGAAATGCCGTTCTCTTTTTCGAGCATATCCAGCGCTTCAAAAAATTCCTTGTTGACCATTGTTTTGCTCCTTTTCGATTTTCTCCTTTGTATGTGATGTCGGCCGACCCGTGCCGGCCGTTATTAAAAACTAAAAATCCAGCTCCTCGTGCCGGCGCAGGGAGGCGACGGCGCTTTTCGGCACCGCGGTACCGCCGATGACGAAGCCGTCGGCGTCGAAGGAATCGAGCGTGCCGATCAGCTCCTTGCCGCCGCCCAGGGCGGTGTAGAGCTTCGCGCGGACGTTCATTCCGACGGAAGCGGCGTAATGCTCCGGCGTTTTCAGCTCGCGGAAGATGCCGGGCGAAGAAACCTCGAGGTTGTAGGACTGCTCGATGGGATCGGCCTCGTCGAGCATCGGGTCGATGGCGCGGCTGACGGCTTCGCAGTCGTCGATGCCGATGCCTTCCGGACTGTCGATATAGAGCCGCAGATAGTATTCGCCGCCCTCGCGGACGAACTCGAGATCCCACAGCTCGACTCCGCAGTCGGCGGCGGCCTTCTGCGCCAGCGGGAGCACCTTTTCCTTGATATTCGCCATTTATCGCACCTCCGCAAAAAAGGTCTTAACAAACGCTTGAGAGTGGGCGCGAACCCACTCTCAAAACAAAACCTTCATTAACAATGTCATTCTAACACGCGTTTGCGAAAAAATCAAGTCTTTTTTGCAAAAAATCAGTGCACGCGCTTATACATTCTTTCGTAAGCCGCGAGCTCGTCCTCCGTCAGTATCTCCGTATCGACGAGATCGAGCTGTTCGCGGGCGAGGGAATACTTGCCGTTTATGATATGCATACCGGCGCTGGCGATCGCGTCGAGCGAAGCGATGCGCGCCGCGTCCGCCTCCGCCTGCGAGGAGAGCTCGTCGTTCTGCGCCGTTATTTCGTCGATGCGGTTGTTCGCATCGGCTACGAGCTTGCGGAGCGTGTCGTTTTCCTGCTGGATGTTGACGAGGGTGGTCTGCGCCCGCTGCGCGCCCTGCTGCGTGACGTCGACTTCGTTTTCAAGCCGCTTTGTGTTGCGGACGTTGATTATCAGCGACATAGTTATCAGCAGCGCCGCGACGACGAAGAGCACCGCGCCGTAGATGACTACAGACATAACGGATTTCTTTTTTTCTTCTGTCATCTGCGATCATCTCCGTTTCCGGAAAGGCGGTTGACGAGGTCAATCAGATCGCCCTCGCCGCAGTAATCGACGGTGAGCTTGCCTTTTTTATCGCTGCCGCTTATGGTTACCCTGCGGCCGAGTTTTTCCTTCAGCACTTTTTCGGATTCGACTATCAGCGCGGTGCGCGAAACGGCCTTCGGCGCCGGCTTCTTCGCGGGCTTGCCGGCGGCCTTCGCCAGCTCTTCGCAGGCGCGGACAGAAAGTCCCTCCGCGGCGCAGCGCGCGGCGAGCGCGGAGGCCTGCGCGGCCGGCAGCGCGGCGAGCGCCTTGGCGTGACCGAGCGAAAGCTTGTCCGCGCGGAGAAGGTCGAGCACGTCGGCGGGAAGGGAGAGTATGCGGAGCAGGTTCGCGATCGCGCTTCTTGGCTTGCCGAGCTCGGAGGCGAGCGCCTCCTGTGTCAGCCCGTGTTCGTCCATGAGCTTGCGGCAGCCCTCGGCGGTCTCAACGGGGTTGAGATCCTCGCGCTGCAGGTTTTCGATAAGGGCGATGACGGCGGCTTCCTGCGCGTCGGGACGGCGGATCATCGCCGGCACCTTCGTGAGCCCCGCCATACGCGCGGCGCGCCAGCGGCGTTCGCCCGCGATTATGACGTAGCCGTCGAGCGCTGTCGGCTGAAGGATCAGCGGCTGGAGTATCCCGCGCTGCTTTATCGAGTCCGCGAGCTCCGCGAGGGATTCCTCGTCGAAGGCGCGGCGCGGCTGTTCGCGGTTGGGGGATATGTCGTCGATATTCACCAGCTCGCAGGCGCTTTCGTCAACGGTATTTTCGGCGAAGAGCGCGTCGAGCCCCTTGCCGAGTCCGGTAAGTTTAGCCATACGTTTTTCCTTTCTGCGTTCGGCGAAGCCGAACTCTCGTCCCGAAGGGACACATCGTGCGCAAATGCGCATATCGCTACCTGTCGTTCGCGATTATCTCTTTCGCCAGCTCCATATAGGCGAGCGCACCCTTGGAGCTGCGGTCGTACTCGAAGATGTTTTTGCCGAAGCCGGGCGCTTCGCTGAGCCGCACGGTGCGCGGGATGACCGTCCTGAACACCTTGCGCGGGAAGAACTTCTTGACCTCTGCGGCGACCTGGTTCGTGAGGTTGAGCTGACTGTTATACATCGTCAGCAGCACGCCCTCGAGGTCGAGCGAAGGGTTGGGGCCGCGCCGCACGAGGCGTATCGTCGCCATAAGCTGCGAAAGCCCGTCCAGCGCGAAAAACTCCGTCTGGAGCGGCACGAGCACCGCGTCCGCCGCGACGAGCCCGTTGAGGTTGAGCAGGCCGAGCGCGGGCGGAGAATCGATGATGATATAGTCGTAATCGCCGCGGACGAGGTTGAGCGCGTCGCGCAGGCGTGAATCGCGTTTTTCAAGTCCGGCGAGCTCGAGCTCCGCGCCCGCGAGGTCGACGGTGGCGGGCAGCAGATCGGGTTTGCCGTTTTCCGTGCGGATTATGGTGTCGGCGACCTTGGCGCCGCCGATGAGCACGTCATAGATCGTCGCGGAAAGCTCCTTTTTGCCTATTCCGCAGCTGACGGTGGCGTGTCCCTGCGGGTCGATGTCGGCGAGCAGAGTCTTTTTGCCGCAGAGCGCAAGCGCGGCGGCGAGATTGACGG from Clostridia bacterium includes:
- a CDS encoding ribosome maturation factor RimP, producing the protein MANIKEKVLPLAQKAAADCGVELWDLEFVREGGEYYLRLYIDSPEGIGIDDCEAVSRAIDPMLDEADPIEQSYNLEVSSPGIFRELKTPEHYAASVGMNVRAKLYTALGGGKELIGTLDSFDADGFVIGGTAVPKSAVASLRRHEELDF
- a CDS encoding ParB/RepB/Spo0J family partition protein, with protein sequence MAKLTGLGKGLDALFAENTVDESACELVNIDDISPNREQPRRAFDEESLAELADSIKQRGILQPLILQPTALDGYVIIAGERRWRAARMAGLTKVPAMIRRPDAQEAAVIALIENLQREDLNPVETAEGCRKLMDEHGLTQEALASELGKPRSAIANLLRILSLPADVLDLLRADKLSLGHAKALAALPAAQASALAARCAAEGLSVRACEELAKAAGKPAKKPAPKAVSRTALIVESEKVLKEKLGRRVTISGSDKKGKLTVDYCGEGDLIDLVNRLSGNGDDRR
- the nusA gene encoding transcription termination/antitermination protein NusA — encoded protein: MVNKEFFEALDMLEKENGISKEYMLDRVRAALETAVKRDDGNIDNIEVLVDEETSSISLIRRWTVIDDVTDENCQLTLEEAKKINKKAKLGGEVVEEIQTKEFGRIAAQSAKQVIIQAIREAEKLKLLADFRGKEHEIITALVTSVDRVSRNATLEVGRNSIVLPASEQVKGEYLTEGSRVRIYVVEVKETERGPRIVISRTHPGLVRRLFELEVPEINEGIVDIRAISREAGSRSKVAVASNDPSVDPVGACIGQKGTRVDNIKTELRGEKIDIVRYSDDIAEFVTASLSPAEVIAVDVNEEEHTCHVTVPADQLSLAIGKEGQNARLAAKLTGWKIDIKPAM
- a CDS encoding ParA family protein — translated: MGRIIAVANQKGGVGKTTTSVNLAAALALCGKKTLLADIDPQGHATVSCGIGKKELSATIYDVLIGGAKVADTIIRTENGKPDLLPATVDLAGAELELAGLEKRDSRLRDALNLVRGDYDYIIIDSPPALGLLNLNGLVAADAVLVPLQTEFFALDGLSQLMATIRLVRRGPNPSLDLEGVLLTMYNSQLNLTNQVAAEVKKFFPRKVFRTVIPRTVRLSEAPGFGKNIFEYDRSSKGALAYMELAKEIIANDR